AGAGCCAAACCAGCAAAATTTCCCACTTGAGCTGCCTCTTAGTACTTACAGGACGAGAGGAATGCTAAGTTTTCATCAATATCGACAACAATTATCATTTTTATTACTAAATAGGAGTATTATGATTCTGTTAGTAACATTAATCATCAAGGCAGGAGGCATACCGTTGGACTCACAAAATATTCTTGAACGGCCATTTATCACCATCACTAATTTAATCTGGAGCTTCGACCACGCCACCAATCGGGTCAATATTCTGCTGGTCAAACGCGATAACGATCCTTACAACAACTACTGGGCATTACCGGAAACCTTTATGCGCTCCCAGGAAAGTGCCGAAGAGACTGCGTTGCGCCTAGTCCGAGAAAAGATTGGCATGGATTTGTCAGGCAGTCACACTGAACAGTTGGCAACCTTTACCAATCCTCTGCGGACACCTGGCGATCGGGCACTGTCTTTGGGGTACATGACATTTTTACCCGATAAACCGCAGCTCAAGGCGGGTTATGGTGCCTCGGATGCCCGGTGGTTCACCATGGGATATACGGATAAAACGTACACCTTTAGCGATTCGGATCATATTTTCCAATCCACAGATTGCCCGGTTCAACGGACGTACTATGCAGAATTTGGCGGGACCAACGCTGATCCTGACAAACACCTGGCATTTGATCATGAATGGATTTTGAAGGTTGCCTGTGAGCGAATTCGCAACAAACTGGATTATCAGCCTAATATCCTGTTGATTCTTGGGCGACAATTCACGCTCAAAGATGCTCGGCGGGTCTATTCGCCATTTTTAAAACTTCGGGTGGATCAAATCGACAACTCGAATTTCAAGAAAAGCCACCAAGATCTCTTTACTGATATTGGTTCCAGCGAGGTCAACGGTCCCGGTCGGCCGGCTCGGTTGTACAAATTAGCTCATTTGCGGGCGTAAACGCTTGAAATGTTATCGGAGTCGTTGTAACGTAGAATAAAAGTTTGGAACACTTTTATTTTAAGAATATAAAAGTTAAAGGTACTTTTAATCCCAATGAAAAGAGTCGAAACATAATGAGTAACTTATCAATGTTGACAGATTTATACGAATTTTCAATGGCTAACGGCTATCGACAGACGATTACCGATGAGCAGGGGGTCTTCGATGTCTTCTTCCGGAAGGTTCCCGATAACGGTAGTTTTGTGATTGCTGCTGGCTTGGAGCAGGCCGTCAAAGCGCTGCAGAATTTCCACTTTGACGATAGTGACATCGAGTATCTCCGGTCACTGAACCTGTTTCAAGAGAATTTTTTGACGTATTTAAAAGATTTCAAATTCGATTGTCAGGTATCCGCCATTCCGGAAGGGACGCCTGTCTTTCCACGAGAACCGCTGCTGACAATTCGTGGACCGCTGCTGCAAACGCAATTATTTGAGACAATGATTCTCAATATTTTGAATCATCAGTCACTGATCGCCACCAAGGCCCGTCGGATTACCTACTCGGCTGATGGCCGGCCGGTGATGGAGTTTGGTGCCCGACGAGCGCAAGGCCCCGACAGTGCGACGTATGGTGCCCGAGCTGCTGTGATTGGCGGCTGTTCCAGTACTTCCAACGTGTTGGCAGCCGAAGCATTTGGCATCCCGGCCGCCGGCACCATGGCCCATGCTTGGATCGAATCGTTCCCAGACGAATTGACCTCTTTTGAAAAATGGGCAGAAGTTTATCCAGACAATGCCGCCTTACTGGTTGATACCTATGATGTGTTGAAATCTGGCGTGCCGAATGCGATTAAAGTCTTTAAAGAATTGAAAGCCAACGGCCACAAACCAGTTGGAATCCGAATTGATTCCGGTGACATCAGTCAACTTTCCAAGGCTGCCCGCAAGATGCTCGACGATGCCGGTTTGCCGGAAGTTAAGATTACGGCTTCAAATGCCCTGGACGAGCACGTGGTCGCTTCACTCCTTAATGAGGGTGCGCCGTTGGATAACTTTGGGATTGGTGAGAAGCTGATCACTAGTGCTTCTTCACCGGTCCTCAGCGGGGTTTACAAACTCGCTGCCGTTATTGAGAACGGTAAAATGATTCCTAAGATCAAAGTCAGTGCCAGCCGGGAAAAGGTTACCCTGCCTGGTCTCAAGCAGGTCTACCGGCTTTATCAACCGGGGACTGACAAGGCCTTTGCGGATGTTATCGCCCTCAGTGATGAATCCTTGGATCAACCGATTACGGTGGTGAAGGCTAACCCACTGGCTACCAAACGGGAACAGCGAATCGAGAAGTTTGACGCCAAGCCACTCCAAAATGAAGTTTTGGCCGGCACGGATTTGAAGATGGCTTTTCCAAGTGTCTTTGATATTCAAAAGTATTCCAAACAAAAACTAACCGAGATTCCAGCTGCCACTCAGCGGTTGGTCAACCCGGACGAATTTCCAATCTATGTGACCACCAAGCTGGCTGCCTTGCAGGAGAGTTTGCTGGAAGCGGATGCTCAGTAGTTGCATGACATTTTAAGAAATGATTAGAGCTGTTGGTAAAGTTGTTGCTTTTCCGGCAGCTCTTTTTCTCCCAAATCGGTCTGGGTAAATTTGACCCTCCTGAGGTGGGATGGGTTTATAATACCCCTGTAAACGGTTACATGACAGATGTGCTTTAGAAGGGGGCATATTTATGTATTATTCTAATGGCAATTATGAGGCCTTTGCCAAACCCAAGAAACCCGCTGGTGTTGCCAACAAGTCAGCCTATTTGATCGGTTCGGGTCTGGCGTCACTGGCCGCCGCAGTCTTTCTGGTTCGTGATGCGCAAATGCCGGGGGAAAATATTCACGTCTTAGAAGAGCTGTCACTGCCAGGAGGCAGTATGGATGGCATTTATAATCCTGACAAGGGCTATATTGTCCGTGGCGGTCGGGAAATGGAACAGCACTTTGAAACCTTGTGGGACCTGTTTCGGTCAATTCCAAGCTTGGAGAATCCCGACGTCTCAGTCTTGGACGAATTTTATTGGCTGAACAAGGATGACCCGAGTTTTTCACATGCCCGGGCAATCGAGAAGCGCGGCCACCGAATTCCAACTGACGGCAAATTCACCCTGTCCAGAAAAGCAGTGGAAGAAATCGCCAAGTTAGTGATGACACCTGAAGACCAATTGGATAATTTAAAGATCAACGACGTCTTTTCCGATGACTTCTTCAAGTCTAATTTCTGGCTGGATTGGTCAACGATGTTTGCCTTTGAACCATGGGCCAGTGCTGCAGAAATGCGACGCTACCTGATGAGATTTGTTCACCACGTTGGCACGCTGCCAAATATGTCGTCACTAAAATTCACCAAATACAATCAGTATGAGTCGCTGATTAAACCGATGGTCAAATACCTGGAAGATCGGGGTGTCAGTTTCCAATTCAATACCACGGTTGAAAATGTGATTGTCGACACTACTGATGGGAAGAAGACCGCTACCAAGCTGGAGATTATTGAAGACGGGGTGGAGAAAAGCATTGATTTGACGCCAAATGATTTCGTCTTCATTACCAACGGGTCGATTACTGAAAGTACGACCTATGGGGATAACGATCATCCGGCAGCGAAGGAACATGCGGTTGGCGCAGCTTGGACGCTTTGGGAGAATCTGGCTAAACAGGATCCTGCATTCGGTCACCCGAAGAAATTTTACCAGAACATTCCTCCGGCCAACTGGGTGATTTCTGCCACGACCACGTTCACTGACGATCGAATTGTGCCATACATTGAGCGGATTACCAAGAAAGATCCGCACAGTGGTCAATTGGTTACCAGCGGGCCAGTGTCGATTCGGGATTCCAACTGGTTGATGGGACTAACGGTTAGTCGTCAGCCACATTTCGCTCAGCAAAAACCAAATGAGCTGGTTGTCTGGACTTATGGCTTGTTCTCAGATTTACCTGGAAACTATGTTCAAAAGAAGATTGCCGACTGCTCAGGAATTGAAATCTGCGAGGAGTTCTTATACCACATTGGCGTCCCCGTTGATGAGATCGAAGAGATTGCCCAATCAGCCAACACGATTCCGGCCCACATGCCGTACATTACCTCGTACTTCATGCCGCGGCAGGCAGGCGATCGACCGCTGGTTGTCCCAGCCGGTTCAACCAACTTGGCATTTATCGGTAACTTCGCTGAAACAAGGCGTGACACGGTCTTTACCACCGAATATTCAGTCCGGACGGCAATGGAGGCGGTCTATCAACTGCTGAACGTCGACCGTGGTGTTCCAGAGGTCTTTGATTCATCGTTTGATATTCGATCGATCCTTAGTTCTGTGTACTATTTGAATGACGAAAAGTCCTTATTGGAATTACCGTTGACCCCACCGGAAAAAATGGTTATTCAGCGATTACTGAAACATGTTAAGGGAACTTACTTGGAAGAACT
Above is a genomic segment from Lentilactobacillus buchneri containing:
- a CDS encoding nicotinate phosphoribosyltransferase, whose translation is MMSNLSMLTDLYEFSMANGYRQTITDEQGVFDVFFRKVPDNGSFVIAAGLEQAVKALQNFHFDDSDIEYLRSLNLFQENFLTYLKDFKFDCQVSAIPEGTPVFPREPLLTIRGPLLQTQLFETMILNILNHQSLIATKARRITYSADGRPVMEFGARRAQGPDSATYGARAAVIGGCSSTSNVLAAEAFGIPAAGTMAHAWIESFPDELTSFEKWAEVYPDNAALLVDTYDVLKSGVPNAIKVFKELKANGHKPVGIRIDSGDISQLSKAARKMLDDAGLPEVKITASNALDEHVVASLLNEGAPLDNFGIGEKLITSASSPVLSGVYKLAAVIENGKMIPKIKVSASREKVTLPGLKQVYRLYQPGTDKAFADVIALSDESLDQPITVVKANPLATKREQRIEKFDAKPLQNEVLAGTDLKMAFPSVFDIQKYSKQKLTEIPAATQRLVNPDEFPIYVTTKLAALQESLLEADAQ
- a CDS encoding NUDIX hydrolase, translating into MILLVTLIIKAGGIPLDSQNILERPFITITNLIWSFDHATNRVNILLVKRDNDPYNNYWALPETFMRSQESAEETALRLVREKIGMDLSGSHTEQLATFTNPLRTPGDRALSLGYMTFLPDKPQLKAGYGASDARWFTMGYTDKTYTFSDSDHIFQSTDCPVQRTYYAEFGGTNADPDKHLAFDHEWILKVACERIRNKLDYQPNILLILGRQFTLKDARRVYSPFLKLRVDQIDNSNFKKSHQDLFTDIGSSEVNGPGRPARLYKLAHLRA
- a CDS encoding oleate hydratase produces the protein MYYSNGNYEAFAKPKKPAGVANKSAYLIGSGLASLAAAVFLVRDAQMPGENIHVLEELSLPGGSMDGIYNPDKGYIVRGGREMEQHFETLWDLFRSIPSLENPDVSVLDEFYWLNKDDPSFSHARAIEKRGHRIPTDGKFTLSRKAVEEIAKLVMTPEDQLDNLKINDVFSDDFFKSNFWLDWSTMFAFEPWASAAEMRRYLMRFVHHVGTLPNMSSLKFTKYNQYESLIKPMVKYLEDRGVSFQFNTTVENVIVDTTDGKKTATKLEIIEDGVEKSIDLTPNDFVFITNGSITESTTYGDNDHPAAKEHAVGAAWTLWENLAKQDPAFGHPKKFYQNIPPANWVISATTTFTDDRIVPYIERITKKDPHSGQLVTSGPVSIRDSNWLMGLTVSRQPHFAQQKPNELVVWTYGLFSDLPGNYVQKKIADCSGIEICEEFLYHIGVPVDEIEEIAQSANTIPAHMPYITSYFMPRQAGDRPLVVPAGSTNLAFIGNFAETRRDTVFTTEYSVRTAMEAVYQLLNVDRGVPEVFDSSFDIRSILSSVYYLNDEKSLLELPLTPPEKMVIQRLLKHVKGTYLEELLKDQKLI